The following are from one region of the Agelaius phoeniceus isolate bAgePho1 chromosome 20, bAgePho1.hap1, whole genome shotgun sequence genome:
- the ERAL1 gene encoding GTPase Era, mitochondrial isoform X1 — MAAPMAAAAARAALRAAGAAAAGPLWPRAARLPGSRWNGSSSVLGRILSVPSRWNGSSSALGSLLGIPAEAPPAAVGQHPPPVATDKEEQKRLLENRPDQPPQPKVLRIAIIGAPNAGKSTLCNQLLGRKVFPVSKKVHTTRCKARGVITQEDTQLIILDTPGLTNPLKAKRHNLDEAMLTDPWDSMKHADLVLVLVDVSDHWTRNSLSKEVLRCLSQFPHIPSVLVLNKVDVLKKKFLLLEIATDLTEGIVNGRKLEVKSSPKQDSRSSVKLPLHPTQASPPESKVPGSPFGQEKNQAQEGSGLDKSSDVGGAGTGEGLEHHGAKDLKDMKGWPHFQEIFMLAALRGEEVDTLKRYLLMQAKPGPWEFHSDVLTSQSPQEICDNIIREKLLEYLPLEVPYGVTQVTDVWEEGECGELHIVQSLLVPRESHKRMLIGRGGRVISRIAQEAGQDLMNAFLCEVRLKLKVKVKG, encoded by the exons ATGGCGGCTCCCAtggccgcggccgccgcccggGCCGCGCTCCGGGCCGCTGGTGccgccgcggcggggccgctcTGGCCGCGAGCGG CTCGCCTCCCGGGGAGCCGCTGGAACGGGAGCAGCTCGGTGCTGGGGAGGATCCTGAGCGTTCCCAGCCGCTGGAATGGGAGCAGCtcggccctgggcagcctcctGGGCATCCCTGCTGAGGCCCCTCCTGCCGCTGTGGGCCAGCACCCGCCGCCCGTGGCCACCGACAAAG AGGAGCAGAAACGTCTCCTGGAGAATCGGCCCGACCAGCCCCCGCAGCCCAAGGTGCTGAGGATCGCCATCATCGGCGCTCCCAACGCCGGGAAATCCACGCTCTGCAACCAGCTCCTGGGAAGGAAG GTTTTCCCAGTCTCCAAGAAGGTGCACACCACCCGCTGCAAGGCCCGGGGTGTCATCACACAGGAGGACACACAGCTG aTCATTCTAGACACACCTGGCCTCACAAATCCCTTAAAAGCCAAAAG GCATAATTTAGATGAAGCCATGCTGACAGACCCATGGGACAGCATGAAACATGCAGATTTAG TCCTGGTTCTGGTGGATGTGTCAGATCACTGGACAAGGAACTCTCTGAGCAAGGAGGTGCTCAGGTGCCTGTCTCAGTTCCCCCACATCCCCAGTGTGCTGGTCCTGAACAAG GTGGATGTACTAAAGAAGAAGTTTCTCCTGCTGGAAATAGCAACTGACCTGACAGAGGGAATTGTAAATGGAAGGAAACTGGAAGTGAAATCTTCACCTAAACAGGATTCTCGTTCTTCAGTAAAGCTTCCCCTTCATCCCACTCAGGCTTCTCCACCTGAAAGCAAAGTCCCAGGGTCTCCTTTTGGGCAGGAAAAGAATCAGGCCCAGGAAGGCTCTGGTTTGGACAAGAGCAGTGATGTTGggggtgctggcacaggggaagggctggagcaccatGGAGCCAAGGATCTAAAGGATATGAAAGGCTGGCCACACTTCCAGGAGATCTTCATGCTGGCAGCTCTGCGTGGGGAGGAGGTGGATACACTCAAG AGGTACCTCCTGATGCAAGCCAAGCCAGGCCCTTGGGAATTCCACAGCGACGTCCTGACCAGCCAGTCACCTCAAGAGATCTGTGATAACATCATCAGGGAGAAGCTCCTGGAGTACCTGCCCCTGGAAGTGCCTTATGGAGTGACTCAG GTAACAGATGTGTGGGAGGAAGGAGAATGTGGGGAGCTCCACATCGTGCAGAGCCTCCTGGTGCCAAGGGAGTCTCACAAG AGGATGTTGAttggaagaggaggaagggtcATCAGCAGGATTGCTCAGGAGGCTGGCCAGGACCTGATGAACGCTTTCCTGTGTGAGGTCCGCCTGAAGCTCAAGGTGAAGGTGAAGGGTTGA
- the FAM222B gene encoding protein FAM222B isoform X1 encodes MLACLPGPGDLSFQLLSYTQMNTGLQKWDTTQKMRSAQYPTPAELDAYAKKVANNPLTIKIFPNSVKVPQRKHIRRTVNGLDTSGQRYSPYPSQATTKTGLLAIVKSPAKGIIKDFDGTRARLLPEAMMNPPSTPYVAPSTLSHPQALARQQALQHAQTLPHPQSIPQHPQGIPQPPSLPHPQGIPQALPHPQNMQQQQQPQGLQHPQPMAHQTLQHAPNPLLQPGLHGGRKMPDADAPPNVTVSTSTIPLSMAATLQQNQPPDLSSIVHQINQFCQARAGISTTSVCEGQIANPSPISRNLLINASTRVSTHNVPTPMPSCVVNPVDHAAAAIPPASVNVPMVNINRVPPAYQNEIKSVAWNQHQLAHLQQMCGDAAGPAGLAGKHPQREIAGQSFPGKTSNYPQELCMGQSFSLKPPIEKPTPSPPVNGLQGPLPYTNGHYFQPLWNNILPTPNSDSSGSQDLTMPFHGGQPAGATLDCAGGTHYRAGAGPSSQNNVMQTMDYLSGDFQQSCFRDQSMAVLGKVHRPPMNRAPEPTDSRNLHIQHPGYR; translated from the exons ATGCTGGCCTGTCTGCCAGGACCAGGCGACCTCTCCTTTCAGCTTCTTTCTTACACGCAGATGAACACTGGACTTCAGAAAT GGGACACTACACAGAAAATGAGATCTGCACAGTATCCTACCCCAGCAGAATTGGATGCTTATGCTAAGAAGGTCGCCAACAATCCACTGACTATAAAAATCTTTCCGAACAGCGTCAAGGTTCCCCAGAGGAAACACATACGCCGTACTGTGAACGGACTCGATACTTCGGGCCAGAGGTACAGCCCCTACCCGTCTCAGGCCACCACCAAAACCGGCCTGCTGGCCATAGTCAAATCCCCAGCCAAGGGAATCATCAAGGACTTTGACGGGACGCGCGCGCGCCTGCTGCCGGAGGCGATGATGAACCCCCCCTCCACGCCCTACGTTGCACCAAGCACTTTATCCCACCCCCAGGCGCTCGCTCGCCAGCAGGCTCTCCAGCATGCACAGACTTTGCCGCACCCCCAGAGCATCCCGCAGCACCCTCAGGGTATTCCACAGCCACCCAGCTTACCGCACCCTCAGGGGATCCCGCAGGCGCTGCCGCACCCGCAGaacatgcagcagcagcagcagccgcaggGCTTGCAGCACCCTCAGCCCATGGCACACCAGACCCTGCAGCACGCCCCGAACCCGCTGCTGCAGCCGGGTTTGCACGGAGGCAGAAAGATGCCGGACGCAGACGCGCCGCCGAATGTGACCGTGTCTACCTCAACCATTCCCCTCTCTATGGCTGCCACCCTGCAGCAGAACCAGCCACCGGACCTGAGCAGCATTGTGCACCAGATTAACCAGTTCTGCCAGGCCAGAGCTGGCATTAGCACTACCTCAGTGTGTGAGGGACAGATCGCAAACCCCAGCCCTATAAGTCGCAACCTGCTTATCAATGCAAGTACCAGGGTATCTACTCACAATGTCCCTACACCCATGCCTTCCTGTGTAGTAAACCCTGTCgaccatgctgctgctgctattcCTCCTGCCTCTGTTAATGTGCCCATGGTCAATATTAACAGGGTGCCGCCCGCCTACCAGAACGAAATCAAATCGGTTGCGTGGAACCAGCACCAGCTTGCACATCTGCAGCAAATgtgtggggatgctgctgggccTGCTGGACTCGCAGGGAAGCACCCTCAGAGAGAGATTGCAGGGCAGAGTTTCCCTGGCAAAACTTCCAACTACCCTCAAGAACTGTGCATGGGCCAGTCCTTCAGCTTGAAGCCCCCCATCGAGAAGCCTACGCCTTCTCCTCCTGTGAACGGGTTGCAGGGACCTTTGCCATATACCAATGGGCACtatttccagcccctctggaatAACATTCTGCCCACGCCCAACAGTGACAGCTCTGGGTCCCAGGACCTCACCATGCCTTTCCATGGGGGACAGCCAGCGGGAGCGACGCTGGATTGTGCAGGAGGAACTCAttacagagctggagctggcccATCCAGCCAGAATAATGTGATGCAGACCATGGATTACCTAAGTGGGGACTTCCAGCAGTCCTGCTTCCGAGACCAG
- the ERAL1 gene encoding GTPase Era, mitochondrial isoform X2 gives MAAPMAAAAARAALRAAGAAAAGPLWPRAARLPGSRWNGSSSVLGRILSVPSRWNGSSSALGSLLGIPAEAPPAAVGQHPPPVATDKEEQKRLLENRPDQPPQPKVLRIAIIGAPNAGKSTLCNQLLGRKSPRRCTPPAARPGVSSHRRTHSWHNLDEAMLTDPWDSMKHADLVLVLVDVSDHWTRNSLSKEVLRCLSQFPHIPSVLVLNKVDVLKKKFLLLEIATDLTEGIVNGRKLEVKSSPKQDSRSSVKLPLHPTQASPPESKVPGSPFGQEKNQAQEGSGLDKSSDVGGAGTGEGLEHHGAKDLKDMKGWPHFQEIFMLAALRGEEVDTLKRYLLMQAKPGPWEFHSDVLTSQSPQEICDNIIREKLLEYLPLEVPYGVTQVTDVWEEGECGELHIVQSLLVPRESHKRMLIGRGGRVISRIAQEAGQDLMNAFLCEVRLKLKVKVKG, from the exons ATGGCGGCTCCCAtggccgcggccgccgcccggGCCGCGCTCCGGGCCGCTGGTGccgccgcggcggggccgctcTGGCCGCGAGCGG CTCGCCTCCCGGGGAGCCGCTGGAACGGGAGCAGCTCGGTGCTGGGGAGGATCCTGAGCGTTCCCAGCCGCTGGAATGGGAGCAGCtcggccctgggcagcctcctGGGCATCCCTGCTGAGGCCCCTCCTGCCGCTGTGGGCCAGCACCCGCCGCCCGTGGCCACCGACAAAG AGGAGCAGAAACGTCTCCTGGAGAATCGGCCCGACCAGCCCCCGCAGCCCAAGGTGCTGAGGATCGCCATCATCGGCGCTCCCAACGCCGGGAAATCCACGCTCTGCAACCAGCTCCTGGGAAGGAAG TCTCCAAGAAGGTGCACACCACCCGCTGCAAGGCCCGGGGTGTCATCACACAGGAGGACACACAGCTG GCATAATTTAGATGAAGCCATGCTGACAGACCCATGGGACAGCATGAAACATGCAGATTTAG TCCTGGTTCTGGTGGATGTGTCAGATCACTGGACAAGGAACTCTCTGAGCAAGGAGGTGCTCAGGTGCCTGTCTCAGTTCCCCCACATCCCCAGTGTGCTGGTCCTGAACAAG GTGGATGTACTAAAGAAGAAGTTTCTCCTGCTGGAAATAGCAACTGACCTGACAGAGGGAATTGTAAATGGAAGGAAACTGGAAGTGAAATCTTCACCTAAACAGGATTCTCGTTCTTCAGTAAAGCTTCCCCTTCATCCCACTCAGGCTTCTCCACCTGAAAGCAAAGTCCCAGGGTCTCCTTTTGGGCAGGAAAAGAATCAGGCCCAGGAAGGCTCTGGTTTGGACAAGAGCAGTGATGTTGggggtgctggcacaggggaagggctggagcaccatGGAGCCAAGGATCTAAAGGATATGAAAGGCTGGCCACACTTCCAGGAGATCTTCATGCTGGCAGCTCTGCGTGGGGAGGAGGTGGATACACTCAAG AGGTACCTCCTGATGCAAGCCAAGCCAGGCCCTTGGGAATTCCACAGCGACGTCCTGACCAGCCAGTCACCTCAAGAGATCTGTGATAACATCATCAGGGAGAAGCTCCTGGAGTACCTGCCCCTGGAAGTGCCTTATGGAGTGACTCAG GTAACAGATGTGTGGGAGGAAGGAGAATGTGGGGAGCTCCACATCGTGCAGAGCCTCCTGGTGCCAAGGGAGTCTCACAAG AGGATGTTGAttggaagaggaggaagggtcATCAGCAGGATTGCTCAGGAGGCTGGCCAGGACCTGATGAACGCTTTCCTGTGTGAGGTCCGCCTGAAGCTCAAGGTGAAGGTGAAGGGTTGA
- the FAM222B gene encoding protein FAM222B isoform X2 has translation MKGDTTQKMRSAQYPTPAELDAYAKKVANNPLTIKIFPNSVKVPQRKHIRRTVNGLDTSGQRYSPYPSQATTKTGLLAIVKSPAKGIIKDFDGTRARLLPEAMMNPPSTPYVAPSTLSHPQALARQQALQHAQTLPHPQSIPQHPQGIPQPPSLPHPQGIPQALPHPQNMQQQQQPQGLQHPQPMAHQTLQHAPNPLLQPGLHGGRKMPDADAPPNVTVSTSTIPLSMAATLQQNQPPDLSSIVHQINQFCQARAGISTTSVCEGQIANPSPISRNLLINASTRVSTHNVPTPMPSCVVNPVDHAAAAIPPASVNVPMVNINRVPPAYQNEIKSVAWNQHQLAHLQQMCGDAAGPAGLAGKHPQREIAGQSFPGKTSNYPQELCMGQSFSLKPPIEKPTPSPPVNGLQGPLPYTNGHYFQPLWNNILPTPNSDSSGSQDLTMPFHGGQPAGATLDCAGGTHYRAGAGPSSQNNVMQTMDYLSGDFQQSCFRDQSMAVLGKVHRPPMNRAPEPTDSRNLHIQHPGYR, from the exons ATGAAAG GGGACACTACACAGAAAATGAGATCTGCACAGTATCCTACCCCAGCAGAATTGGATGCTTATGCTAAGAAGGTCGCCAACAATCCACTGACTATAAAAATCTTTCCGAACAGCGTCAAGGTTCCCCAGAGGAAACACATACGCCGTACTGTGAACGGACTCGATACTTCGGGCCAGAGGTACAGCCCCTACCCGTCTCAGGCCACCACCAAAACCGGCCTGCTGGCCATAGTCAAATCCCCAGCCAAGGGAATCATCAAGGACTTTGACGGGACGCGCGCGCGCCTGCTGCCGGAGGCGATGATGAACCCCCCCTCCACGCCCTACGTTGCACCAAGCACTTTATCCCACCCCCAGGCGCTCGCTCGCCAGCAGGCTCTCCAGCATGCACAGACTTTGCCGCACCCCCAGAGCATCCCGCAGCACCCTCAGGGTATTCCACAGCCACCCAGCTTACCGCACCCTCAGGGGATCCCGCAGGCGCTGCCGCACCCGCAGaacatgcagcagcagcagcagccgcaggGCTTGCAGCACCCTCAGCCCATGGCACACCAGACCCTGCAGCACGCCCCGAACCCGCTGCTGCAGCCGGGTTTGCACGGAGGCAGAAAGATGCCGGACGCAGACGCGCCGCCGAATGTGACCGTGTCTACCTCAACCATTCCCCTCTCTATGGCTGCCACCCTGCAGCAGAACCAGCCACCGGACCTGAGCAGCATTGTGCACCAGATTAACCAGTTCTGCCAGGCCAGAGCTGGCATTAGCACTACCTCAGTGTGTGAGGGACAGATCGCAAACCCCAGCCCTATAAGTCGCAACCTGCTTATCAATGCAAGTACCAGGGTATCTACTCACAATGTCCCTACACCCATGCCTTCCTGTGTAGTAAACCCTGTCgaccatgctgctgctgctattcCTCCTGCCTCTGTTAATGTGCCCATGGTCAATATTAACAGGGTGCCGCCCGCCTACCAGAACGAAATCAAATCGGTTGCGTGGAACCAGCACCAGCTTGCACATCTGCAGCAAATgtgtggggatgctgctgggccTGCTGGACTCGCAGGGAAGCACCCTCAGAGAGAGATTGCAGGGCAGAGTTTCCCTGGCAAAACTTCCAACTACCCTCAAGAACTGTGCATGGGCCAGTCCTTCAGCTTGAAGCCCCCCATCGAGAAGCCTACGCCTTCTCCTCCTGTGAACGGGTTGCAGGGACCTTTGCCATATACCAATGGGCACtatttccagcccctctggaatAACATTCTGCCCACGCCCAACAGTGACAGCTCTGGGTCCCAGGACCTCACCATGCCTTTCCATGGGGGACAGCCAGCGGGAGCGACGCTGGATTGTGCAGGAGGAACTCAttacagagctggagctggcccATCCAGCCAGAATAATGTGATGCAGACCATGGATTACCTAAGTGGGGACTTCCAGCAGTCCTGCTTCCGAGACCAG
- the FAM222B gene encoding protein FAM222B isoform X3 has protein sequence MRSAQYPTPAELDAYAKKVANNPLTIKIFPNSVKVPQRKHIRRTVNGLDTSGQRYSPYPSQATTKTGLLAIVKSPAKGIIKDFDGTRARLLPEAMMNPPSTPYVAPSTLSHPQALARQQALQHAQTLPHPQSIPQHPQGIPQPPSLPHPQGIPQALPHPQNMQQQQQPQGLQHPQPMAHQTLQHAPNPLLQPGLHGGRKMPDADAPPNVTVSTSTIPLSMAATLQQNQPPDLSSIVHQINQFCQARAGISTTSVCEGQIANPSPISRNLLINASTRVSTHNVPTPMPSCVVNPVDHAAAAIPPASVNVPMVNINRVPPAYQNEIKSVAWNQHQLAHLQQMCGDAAGPAGLAGKHPQREIAGQSFPGKTSNYPQELCMGQSFSLKPPIEKPTPSPPVNGLQGPLPYTNGHYFQPLWNNILPTPNSDSSGSQDLTMPFHGGQPAGATLDCAGGTHYRAGAGPSSQNNVMQTMDYLSGDFQQSCFRDQSMAVLGKVHRPPMNRAPEPTDSRNLHIQHPGYR, from the coding sequence ATGAGATCTGCACAGTATCCTACCCCAGCAGAATTGGATGCTTATGCTAAGAAGGTCGCCAACAATCCACTGACTATAAAAATCTTTCCGAACAGCGTCAAGGTTCCCCAGAGGAAACACATACGCCGTACTGTGAACGGACTCGATACTTCGGGCCAGAGGTACAGCCCCTACCCGTCTCAGGCCACCACCAAAACCGGCCTGCTGGCCATAGTCAAATCCCCAGCCAAGGGAATCATCAAGGACTTTGACGGGACGCGCGCGCGCCTGCTGCCGGAGGCGATGATGAACCCCCCCTCCACGCCCTACGTTGCACCAAGCACTTTATCCCACCCCCAGGCGCTCGCTCGCCAGCAGGCTCTCCAGCATGCACAGACTTTGCCGCACCCCCAGAGCATCCCGCAGCACCCTCAGGGTATTCCACAGCCACCCAGCTTACCGCACCCTCAGGGGATCCCGCAGGCGCTGCCGCACCCGCAGaacatgcagcagcagcagcagccgcaggGCTTGCAGCACCCTCAGCCCATGGCACACCAGACCCTGCAGCACGCCCCGAACCCGCTGCTGCAGCCGGGTTTGCACGGAGGCAGAAAGATGCCGGACGCAGACGCGCCGCCGAATGTGACCGTGTCTACCTCAACCATTCCCCTCTCTATGGCTGCCACCCTGCAGCAGAACCAGCCACCGGACCTGAGCAGCATTGTGCACCAGATTAACCAGTTCTGCCAGGCCAGAGCTGGCATTAGCACTACCTCAGTGTGTGAGGGACAGATCGCAAACCCCAGCCCTATAAGTCGCAACCTGCTTATCAATGCAAGTACCAGGGTATCTACTCACAATGTCCCTACACCCATGCCTTCCTGTGTAGTAAACCCTGTCgaccatgctgctgctgctattcCTCCTGCCTCTGTTAATGTGCCCATGGTCAATATTAACAGGGTGCCGCCCGCCTACCAGAACGAAATCAAATCGGTTGCGTGGAACCAGCACCAGCTTGCACATCTGCAGCAAATgtgtggggatgctgctgggccTGCTGGACTCGCAGGGAAGCACCCTCAGAGAGAGATTGCAGGGCAGAGTTTCCCTGGCAAAACTTCCAACTACCCTCAAGAACTGTGCATGGGCCAGTCCTTCAGCTTGAAGCCCCCCATCGAGAAGCCTACGCCTTCTCCTCCTGTGAACGGGTTGCAGGGACCTTTGCCATATACCAATGGGCACtatttccagcccctctggaatAACATTCTGCCCACGCCCAACAGTGACAGCTCTGGGTCCCAGGACCTCACCATGCCTTTCCATGGGGGACAGCCAGCGGGAGCGACGCTGGATTGTGCAGGAGGAACTCAttacagagctggagctggcccATCCAGCCAGAATAATGTGATGCAGACCATGGATTACCTAAGTGGGGACTTCCAGCAGTCCTGCTTCCGAGACCAG